The Capricornis sumatraensis isolate serow.1 chromosome 20, serow.2, whole genome shotgun sequence genome contains the following window.
GGAGGGTGCCCTCACCCTCCCCCGTTATGGGCAGTGGCTAAAAACATTTGAACCTCTGCTGAATGCTGAGTGTTGGGCCACAACCTGGAGATGGCAGGTCTACACCTGGATGACCATGCAGTGTACATTATTGTTCACCCCGGACACATACAGGCACTTAGTGGTAACTCCCGGTGCGGCGCGCAGGCCAGTCGCTGTGCACACTCCTGGATACCCGTGTGCACGTATGTGGATACACCCagagcatatacatatatgacacatgcatgttcagtcatgctTGCAGTGGGCAGTATCTGAACACACAACTAGGGATGGCACATGCAGAGCGCTCGCCTTCACCCACGGAACTGGAGCTATGGGGACTGGGCGTGATCTAGAGGGCTCCACGAGCCCCTCTCTCCGCCCCTGCCGAGCTGAGCACAACAGCTTTGCGGGCCACTACCCTCGGCGTTAGGGTGAAGTGTGGGGGACCAGGTTCACGACTTAAAACTGCGAAGCTCAGGATCCTGCCTCAGAGGCCAAGGGGACCTCAGAGGGCACCTTCTTCGGCACATGCCCATGGACCAAAAGGATTGTACTGATGGAACCCCAGCAGTTTTGAGTTCACAGCCGCGCGCAACGCAACGTGCGTGCACGCCCTTCACGCATCAGTCTACTTCCCGGTAAGTCCGCGCTCACGCGCCAGGGTCTATAACTGGATACGCGAGGCCCGGGAAAAGCTTAGTCCCGCCCCCTCGCCGCGAGAAGGCGCCTGCGCACTTGGTTAGACTAGGTCTTTTCTCGCGCCGTAGCTTCTGCTCGAGTAGAGCGTATGCGCACGCGCTAACTGCGCCGGCTGGGAAGAAGTCACGCGGCAGCCGGAAAGCGTGGCAGCCGCAGCTAGACCCAAAGCACGATTCACCGCCCCCGGGGCTGGAGAGAAAACAATTACGTAGTTTCCGTTTCCACCAACTCTTCCTCTTCCGGTCCTCGAGGACGCTTTGCCGGCAGGGTCTTCGGCTCTAGCCCTGGTGTGGGAGGCGGCAGCAGTCATGGCGATGTTTGAGCAGATGAGAGCGAATGTGGGCAAGTTGCTCAAGGGGATCGACAGGTCTGAGCCCGGTCGGAGGGAGCGTTTCTGGCCAGCGTGGAGGAGAGGGTTTTCTGGGGTCAGCAAGAGGTGGCCAGCATTCTGGGCTTGCCCAGGGGTGGGATTTTTCAGTCAGTCTGGAGCAGTTGTTTAAGAAAACAGCGTTGTATAGGCCTAAAGGCAAGAGGTGGCCTTGCCTGCCGCTCAGTCCGCTTTACTTGCCTTAAGGCCGCCCTCTCTACTTAACTTATTCTCTCTCAGCccctctgttttctctctgctcCTCAGGCTCCCTGAGCCTCTCAGTGCCTCTTTGTGGCTCCCCTTCCCCCCCTGACTTCATTCATCGAACACATGTTTACTAAAGTCTACACTGTGAATTCTGCGCAATGGTGCGGACCGGAGATAACCAAAGACAGCCACTGGCCATGCTTTCATGGAGTTTCTAGTTCAGATAAACCGGACGGTAGATAGTGATAGCCAGGAGTGGTCAAGGCGGTGATGGGGGAAGCACAAGTAGATTGATGGGGGCTAGGATGGGGAAAACTAGGCAGGAGAGAATGGGCTGCACCAGAGTGGGGTttggggatgggaggaaggggTGGATATCAAAGATGTCCGGGAGGCCAGATGTACAGGCTGCAAGGGCTGGTTGGCTGAGAGATTGAGGAGGCATTTTTCAGAAAAGACCCAGGGCTCCATCAGAGATTATGGAGCTGATTCAATATTTGAGTAGAGCAAGTGGCCAgtgacagagggagggaggaaaggaagagaaggaggagcagGCGACAGTCGCCCCCACTCCTACCCCATGGGAGTGACTGGCCTCAGCTCTTGTCTCTGCTCACCCGTCTTGTTTCTCCTCTAGGTACAACCCTGAGAACCTGGCCACCCTGGAGCGCTATGTGGAGACACAGGCCAAGGAAAATGCCTATGATCTGGAAGCCAACCTGGCTGTCCTGAAACTGTGAGTATCTGCCTCCATTCCCACCCCGTTCCCATAGTCAGCAGCCTGCCACTCCCAGcactgggtggggtgggagtgaggggtaACCACCAGGATgtgacttctctctcttttttaaaaattggagtctagttggtttacaatgttatattagttttagatgtacaaTAGTGTTTGGgtatttttataggttatactcCGTTTAGAGTTCTTATATAATGGGGGTCATAGCCCCTGTGCTGTTCATTGTGACTTTGTATCTtacttatttcatatatattttgtacGCCTTAATCCCCTTCCATTATCtcgcctctcccccaccccattcccatCTATAACCactagtttgatctctgtttctgttttgttgcttttattgtattctttagattctacatataagtgaaaacatgtGGTATTTGCCTTTCgctgtctgacttaacttcactaagcataatattctccaggtccatccatgttgttgaaagggcaaattttcattctttttcctttttttttttaaaatggctgaataatattccattgtgtgtatgtgtttctatgtaccacatcttctttatccattcatttgtcagtggacacttaggttgcttccagatCTTGGCTACTGAAAATAATGCTCCTGAGAACAACGGGTGCATGTATCACTTCAAAttagtgtttgttttctttatttatatttatatacacacacatacccaggagtggaattgctggatcatgtggtagttctagaTTTGATTTTACAGGGAACCtccctactgttttccatggCAGCTGTGCCAGTTGACATGACACTATCAAGCGTTCTCTCCTCCACATCCTTGCCGGtgttttgttatttgttgtcttcttGTTGATAGCCATTGTGTCAGGTGTgtgattctgatttgcattttcctgatgtttagtgatgttgagcatcttctcaagTGCCTGTTGGCGATCtctgtcttctttaaaaaagagcATCTATTCAGAAGTTTCTGACAGGGTTTTGGAGGATTTttggtattgaattgtatgaCCTCTTTATCTGTTTTGGATAGAATGTGCAAGACTAGGGAGCCAGGAagtaggggcaggaggagggatggTTTTTGAAAACTTAGTTACAGGGGCTGCACTCCAGCAGTTAAGATTCcagccttccactgcaggggacacgagttagATCTCTGGCTGGAGAACTAAGCTCCCGCATGCCTTGCTGTGcaaccaaaaagtaaaaaagtaaataaataaaaatcataacaAAGCACACATACAGGCTACTGCAGAAAGCAAGTATGTGGTTTAACGTGGTTATAAATGAACACCTATGTAGTCAGCAGCCCAACTGCAAAATGGGTGTTGCTAGCACCCCTGTCATTTGCCCCGTGTGTTTTGTGCCAACCACGCAGACCTGATGACCCTGGTGACCACTCCTGTGCTCTCGTGGCCTGGCTTTGTGTGAATTTACCACACGCTTGCAGgcgcatgtacacacatacacatcctgATTCGCTTAGCGCAGGTTTGCCTGCTTTGAACTGAACACAAGAGTAGCTGCACGACTGGAGCTCTTCTGCGTCTGGCAGCTTGCACTCAGCCCTGGGTTTGTGAGCTCCACGCTTTTCCTGTGTGGCCGCAGTTGGTTGTCATTGCTGTGTAGTGTTCCATGTGGAGCCAGGTCCTAATTATCTGTTACCCTGTCGGTGGATATTTGGTTTCCTCTTTCTAGATGCTTTATGGACACACCGTTATTGTTccttgttttagtcactaagtcatgtccaactctttttcaaccccgtgagctctagcctgccaggctcctcttgtccatgggattctccaggcgagaatactggagtgggttgccatttccttctccaggggatcttcccgacccagggactgaacctgtgtctcctgcattggctggcaggttctttagcaccgagccgccagggaagcccaactaccAACTTTGTAATGTTTAGAGCTTTCATGACCTCGATTTTGCCGTCTGTAAGATGGAGACAGTGTGTGTGCTGGTGAGGTCGTTTAGCATGTTAGTGGTGATAACCACTGCTTAGTGAGCACCCCCATGTGGTACCTCCTGTGCTATAACTCTTGTGTTAACTCACTTTGATGCTATGTTTTGTTTGTGAGGTAGATACagttgggtgtttttttttttttttttttttttttgtggcagcACCACactggcatgcagaatcttagtttcctgaaccccctgcagtggaagcacagagtcttaaccattggaccaccagggaggtcccgaTACAGTGGTTTATTCTCACCTCTTGCAAGAGAGGAAACTGATGCACAGAGCACTTATTATCTTTTAGAATCTTACTTCATTGTTTatgttttcggctgtgctgggtcaccGATGCTGTGCGAGcactttctctggttgtgggggCTAGTCCCTAGCTGAGCTGCACAGGCCtctcactgccgtggcttctcttgttagggagcacaggctctagggcgcatgggcttcagtagttgtggtgcacaggcttagctgccctgtggcatgtgggatctttccagaccagggaagTCAAAATGCTCCATGccggggcttccccggtggtcctgtggttaagaatccgccttgcagtgcagggggacataggttcgatcccaggtACAGAGAGAGCCCACATAccccagggcagctaagcctgtgagccacatcTCCTGAGCCTGAGAGctttggagcctgtgctctgcgacaGGAgaagcctgtccatggggttctccaggcaagaatactggagtgggttgccatgccctgctccaggggatcttcctaacccagggattgaaccgttttgcaggtggattctttatcctctgagccaccagggaagcccaacaagagaagccagcccacCACAACTAGATAGTAGTCCCTACTTTCTGAAGCTAGCAAAAGTCCACGCACAgccacagagacccagcacagccaaaaataaactattttttaaaaaagtagtccAGGGCCACTCAGCAGTGAAGTTTAAATCCAGGCAATTGGCTCCAGAGGCTTGACCGCTGCTATTTATGCACTCATTTGTGAATCACTTAACACTGTCTGCCTTACGGAGTGGTTGTGAAGATTAACTGTCTCCGTCTACAGAACAGGAAAGTAGGCGTCAGGGAGCTAAAGGTCCCAGCCAGATAGTGGGGTGGTTGGTATCAGAGTGCAGATGTGCCCAGCCCCCAGACTCCGGGCGGAAGCAGCGAGCAGCCTTCCTGGCACCTGGTGAGGCCCAGGGACATGGAGATGGCACTGCTTCTGcatctctgtttctcttctcAGGTACCAGTTCAACCCGGCCTTCTTCCAGACCACGGTCACCGCCCAGATCCTGCTGAAGGCCCTCACCAACCTGCCCCACACCGACTTCACGCTGTGCAAGTGCATGATCGACCAGGCCCACGTATCCTTCCCGCTTCTGGGCTGGGACTGGGGGAAGAGGGGGCGCAGGGGAGACGGATTCACAGGGCCGTGGTCTTGAGTTCGGACACAGACACCAATTGCCTGCTCTGGTCTTGGCCCCGGGCTGGCCGCGGCTGGAACAGTACcatcaaggagctcacagtctagcgGGGGAGACCCGTCCTCTCTGGAGTAGTCAGGACTTGGGGTGTGAGGGGCCAGAGGAGGCACCTGAACTTGGCTGGAAGCCAGGAagttttcctggaggagggaacagatgAAAGATGAGGAATTAGATAATTCATAGGGAATGCTGATCCAGGCAGAGGGGAGCGTGTGtagggaaagaagaagaaaagagctcGGTGCTGTGTTAGAGTCAGTAGAGGACGTTCGGCTTAGCCACAGAGTTGGTCAGACTCAGAAAGAGCACTGGGGAGCTGAAGAAGGCATTAAGGCTGCAGAGTGATAGGGGGAGAAACATGCTTTAGAAAGATTCCCGTGAGGCTTCCTAGCCGAGGGAAGATCACCAGGCCAAAGGTCGGAGCCACGAAGAGCTGGCTTGTCAGCTTCCCTTCATTCTGTGTATCCCCAGGGACTGGCCAGTGTCTGTCTAGCACAGCGCTGGTCTCCAGTGAAGAGATGTTGAGTGAGATACCACTGAACTGGCCTACTCATTGGCGGCTGGGCCGAAAAATGTCTTCCTCAATGAACCTGCTCTTCCAGGTGTGTCCACGGGGACACCCGCCTTCTGACCGACAGTCCACCTCCCCGAGAGGTCTGTTCTGGTGGCTTAAAAACCGCATACGATCCACTGTTCAAAGTTCAGCAGAGTATACTACGGAAAAACCAAGgcttcctccctcctcaccccacgGCCACTCGGCCCACGGCCACCCGCTCCCCTCCCTGAAGGCCACAGTTGCTTACAGCCCTCTGCCTTTCCACAGATAGCCTACAGATACAGACGTgcaggtgtgcgtgtgtgtatacacCCGTTCCTCCCTACCAGTGATGGGCTGTTACACGCGTCTTTCTGCATCttgctcttttcatcttgctaGAGGTGTGTCTCATCACGTTTTCCATGTCAGTTCTGTAAGGCGTGACTCGATCTCAGCGTGTGAGGCGGCCCCTGTTGAGTTGTCCCCATCTCTGGATCCTTAGGTTCTTGCTCATTTTTGCCGTGACAGACCACGCTGTGGTGAGCAGGAGGTGGGCGGGGCAGTCTTGGGCGCAGCAGCTGCCTCCTCTGTCTGGAAGGCCTTTTGCCCTTAACGCCTCCCCCCAGCAAGAAGAACGGCCCATCAGGCAGATTTTGTACCTCGGAGACCTGCTGGAGACCTGCCACTTCCAGGCCTTCTGGGTAACTTCGCTGGGGCCCCGGGGTAGGGTGGTGACTGGGACGTGCAGAAAAAGCTGCTGGAAGTCAAGACCACGCACATTCATTGGTGTCCTCCATGGCAGTGGGCCCTGTCTTCAGAACTCTGCGTGTGGGATGGTATAGAATGGTCATCCCCACCTGGAGCCAGGACACCCCGGTCCTCTCCTCTGCTGACAAAGCTCAGGctttctctctcatacacacacacaggcacctgTTCTTCCAGCAGAAGTCCTCTGTCCTCTAAATACTCTACCtgcaggggacttccttggtgtccagtgtttaagattctgtgctttcact
Protein-coding sequences here:
- the EIF3K gene encoding eukaryotic translation initiation factor 3 subunit K isoform X1, which gives rise to MAMFEQMRANVGKLLKGIDRYNPENLATLERYVETQAKENAYDLEANLAVLKLYQFNPAFFQTTVTAQILLKALTNLPHTDFTLCKCMIDQAHQEERPIRQILYLGDLLETCHFQAFWQALDENMDLLEGITGFEDSVRKFICHVVGITYQHIDRWLLAEMLGDLTDSQLKVWMSKYGWSADESGQIFICSQEESIKPKNIVEKIDFDSVSSIMASSQ
- the EIF3K gene encoding eukaryotic translation initiation factor 3 subunit K isoform X2, with the translated sequence MAMFEQMRANVGKLLKGIDRYNPENLATLERYVETQAKENAYDLEANLAVLKLYQFNPAFFQTTVTAQILLKALTNLPHTDFTLCKCMIDQAHQEERPIRQILYLGDLLETCHFQAFWQALDENMDLLEGITGFEDSVRKYSQLKVWMSKYGWSADESGQIFICSQEESIKPKNIVEKIDFDSVSSIMASSQ